ATTGCTAATGATGTTCGTTTCTTAGCTAGTGGTCCCCGGAGTGGTTACGGAGAATTAAATATTCCCGCTAATGAACCCGGATCTTCGATTATGCCTGGTAAAGTCAATCCCACACAGGCTGAGGCTTTGACAATGGCAGCAGTTCGAGTAATGGGAAACGATGTTGTAGTAAATGTTGCCTCTAGTCAAGGTAATTTTGAAATGAATGTCTATAAACCAGTTTTGATCAGTGCTTTCTTAGAATCGTGTGAATTATTGACCGGAACTATGACTGGCTTTTCAGATAAGTTGATTGCTGGGTTGGCTGTTAATGAGGAACGGATGACACAATTGGTTGATCAATCATTAATGACTGTTACGGCACTCTCACCACATATCGGTTATCATCAAAGTGCTGAGATAGCTCAAAATGCTCAGGCTAATAGGATGACGTTAAAAGAGGCAGCAATCAAATCAGGATTACTAACTGAGAAACAATTTGATCAATGGGTCGTACCGATTGATATGACTAATATTGAGGAGAAATAAGATGGCTGAAAAATTTGTTTTTAAACCAACTAAAATTGAACAGTTACAGGATAATTATGATGTGATTATTATAGGTTCCGGCGGAGCTGGCTTGACGAGTGCAATTCAAGCTTATGAATTAGGACTTTCGCCGGTAATTCTTGAAAAAATGGATAAAATCGGTGGCAATACCACACGTGCTTCTTCGGGGATGAACGCAGCTGAAACTTTTGTACAATTGAATCATAAAATTGTGGATAGTTTTCAAGCTTTTTATGACGAAACCTTTGTTGGTGGCGGCAAGAAAAATAATCCAGAGTTATTGAAGTTTTTCACTGAGCATGGTGCATTGGCAATTGATTGGCTAGAAAAGCATGGCATTGAATTGGATGATTTGACGATAACTGGTGGTATGAAAACTATGCGCACGCATCGTCCTAGTTCAATGGCACCAATTGGTGGATATTTAGTTACGGAATTGTTGAAATTGGTTAAAAAAGATCAAATACCGCTTTTTGATAAAATTAAAGTGGATAAGTTGTTGATGACTGATGGAAAAATCTCTGGTGTTATTACAGACAAAGAAAAAGAGATACATGCCGGTGCAGTAATTCTAGCTACTGGTGGTTTTGGTGCGGGTAAAGACTTGTTAGAAAAATATCGCAATGATTTACTTAAATTAAAAACGACTAACCAGCCAGGTGCCACAGGTGATGGGATAAAATTGGCAAAAGCAATTGGAGCTAAGTTGGTCGATATGGATCAAGTACAAGTTCATCCAACTGTTCAACAGGATACGTCACATGCCTTTTTAATTGGCGAGGCCGTACGTGGCGAGGGAGCTATCTTGGTTAATAAACAAGGAGTGCGCTTTGTTAATGAATTGGATACGAGAAAGAATGTTACTAAGGCTATTGACGATTTAGGTGGTACGGGCGCTTACTTGATTTTTGATACCGGAATTAGAAAACGAGTTAAAGCAATTGAATTCTATGATCATGTTGGCTTGGTCGAATCTGGTCAAAATTTGTTAGAATTAGCGGATAAAGTTGGGTTTGATCCACAGACATTACAAATGACGGTGGATAAGTGGAATTTTGCGGTTGCTAAAAAAGATGACCTAGAATTTCATCGGACTACGGGGATGGACAGAAAAATAATTCAAGGTCCATTCTTTGCTATCCATATTGCTCCAGCCGTTCATTACACAATGGGTGGCGTTGCCATTAATCCACAGACGCAAGTTTTGAATGAAAATAATCAAGTTATTAAAGGCCTGTTTGCTGCCGGTGAAGTGGTTGGCGGTTTGCATGGGAACAATCGTATAGGCGGCAATTCAATTGCTGAAACAGTGGTTTTCGGACGCCAAGCAGGTCAACAAGTTTTCAAGTATCTTCAATAATGTGAAATCATGGTATCCATGCTAAAATGATTCTTTTTTTAGTTGCATGTTTACCTTTGGATATAAAAAATCCCTTTTATGAATATCAGATGAATTTAATTATTTCATCTGACAATCATAAAGGGATTTTTGTATCTCGATTTCTAGAGCTTGTTTCTAGTCCGAGGCTTTTGTCCTAGTCTCGTAGACTTTACAAATACTTCTTTTCCAATAATATTTGAAATATCTGACACTATTTTATTAATATCATTAGTATCATCGAATGCTGATAGATCAATATTTTTACCATTAGTCAGGGCGACATTAAAAAAATATTTGTCAGTGAAATCATTCAGCGCTGATCCAACGATGTAGTAACTTGAATCTATAGCACCATTAGGACCTATTCCCTTTGGATCAGAAAGTCCTTTATTTTTTTTAAGCGAAATTGAATTTATATTATTGATATTAATTGAAATGTTTTTAACAAAATGTGGAAAGAAAATTGCCGATATTCGTTTTCCAAAACTATCGTATTCACAATATTGGATGCCGTCTTTTGAAATCTCCCAGTAGCCAAAATATTTCTGAATGTTTATTGAGATAATGCTAGAAGCAATAATAATACTAAGTAAACCAAACATAATACCTATCAAAATGTTTCTTGAAATCAGGAAACAAACTATGCCAATGCCAACTCCAATAATTAATGTTATCAACAGTGGAACATAGTTAATCTTTCTACCAAATCTTCTAATCATTATTATCGCCATCCTTTGATTTTTGATTAATATAAATAATTGAGAAGCAGTAAAATTTAAATGATTTAGATATTTATCAAATATGTATTATTGTTTTTTTGATGATCTATCTAAATATATATTATCAGAAATAAAGGTGGGTAGAACATCTATACTATATTTACTTAAAAAGATAATTCCATCCAGGATTATCTTTTTTCAACAGAATTCTGAATAGTGGATTAATATTAATTGATTTTGAGAATGGAATTTGAAAAACGGCAGCCATGTTTTTTTTTATTAAAACAGTGTAGTAGAATGTATGATAACAAATTTAATAAAAATATTTTTGAAATATTTAAAACGGGGGGATCAAATGAATTTTATCGGACCACTATGTCTTATTTTGATCACGACCACGATAGCGGGCCATTTTGCTAATCGAATAGGAATTCCTGCCGTTATTGGTGAATTATTAGTAGGAATCGTTTTAGGACCGGCAATGCTTGATTGGATTAAGTTGGATAATTTAGTCACAGCATTTTCTGACATTGGTGTAGTTATTTTAATGTTTTTAGGTGGATTGGAAAGTGACTTGAAATTATTACGTAAGTATTTAAAGCCAGCAATCATCGTGGCAGTTTCAGGAGTTATTTTGCCGGTAGTTGTCATGGGTGGAGTGACATATTTATTCGGTTTTTCATTTTTAGAAGCTTTATTTATCGGAGTAGTTTTTTCAGCTACATCAGTTTCTATCTCGGTGGCAGTTTTAAAACAATATCAGGCCTTATCAACTCGAGAGGGAGCAACAATTTTAGGAGCGGCAGTGGCAGACGATATTATTGGGGTACTTTTGCTATCTTTGATGATCAGTTTACTTGCTAGTCAAGGAATTCACGCAGGTTCAAGTCAACCGGGAATTTTATTTATTCTGTTAGAACAATTAGCTTTTTTCTGTGGAACCTTTTTGTTAGTAAAATGGATTGCGCCTTATTTAATGCGTTTGGGTGAACGTCTGATCGTTCCTTCAAGCGTGACGATTATGTCGATGATTATATGTTTGAGCATGGCTTGGTTGGCTAATTTAGTTGGATTAAGTGGAGCTATTGGAGCATTTTTCGCTGGAATAGCCGTTGCTAATACACCTTATAAACATATTTTAGCGGATCATGTAGAACCATTAGGAAATTCGATTTTTATTCCGGTTTTCTTCGTTAGCGTAGGTTTAAATATGACCTTGGATCATTTTTTGAGAAATCTAGTTTTAGTAGTCGTTTTGGTAGTGTTAGCTGCTTTAACTAAGTGGATTGGTTGTGGTTTAGGTGCAAAACTGAGTGGATTTGATTCTCTAAGTAGTTCGGTAATTGGAACAGGTATGATTGCTAGAGGCGAGATGGGCCTCATAACAGCTCAGATTGGACATCAAGCAGGTCTTTTGAATAATACCGATTATTCGGCCATGATTTTAGTAATCATTTTGGTAACCTTAATTTCACCATTATTATTGAAACAGACGTTAAAGAAATCTTTAGCGATCAATAAATAGAGTATATAAGAAGATTAATGTAGTAATTTGAATTTACTATGTTGATCTTTTTTTGTGTGTAATTTGATTAAAAAGGTTGATTTACACGTTAATTTAATATACTGTATTAGTGTAGTAGAACAGTATGGAGGAAAATGATGGAGTATATCGACAATATCCCGATTTATCTTCAAATCAAAGAAATTTTGTATCATAAAATAATAACCCATGAATATGAATTAGGGTCACAATTGCCTTCGGTACGACAATTGGCAGTGTTATTTTCGGCTAATTCTAATACCGTTCAAAAGTCTTTAAAGGAAATGACTGAAGAAAAGATTATCATAACTCAACGTGGCAAGGGGAACTTTGTTACGACTGATGGGGATGTCATTGATAGATTAAGGAGTCAAATTGTGAAAAATACTTTAGACGAAACATATGATAAGTTGCATGCGTTAAAAATGAATGATAATGAAATAATTGCCAGCTTTATTAATTATGTTAAGGAAAGGACCAATTATCATGAGTAAAATTTTAAAAATCAATAATTTAATTTATAGAAAAAATGGTAAAACAATTCTAAATCATATTAATTTAAATTTAGATAATGGAAAAATAGTTGGGCTGCTGGGGGAAAATGGTTCCGGTAAAACCACTCTAATGCGCTTGATTGCAGGTCTCAATGCTAGTAATGGCAAAATGATTGCTGTTAATGGAGCAACCGCTCAAACAGAAATCAAGCGACAAGTCAGTTTCAGCGATGGTTTATTAGGATTCAATCGAAGTGAACGAATTAAAGATGTTGTTAATTTTTATATAAATGCTTATCTGGATTTTGATTTTGTTAAATATAGTAAAATTTCTAAATACTTAGGCTTAGATGAATCGAAGCGTTTGTCGAGTTTATCCACTGGGACTAAAGGAAAATTAGTCATTGCATTAGCACTATCGCGGAAAACTAAGTTATATCTGCTAGATGAACCATTAAGTGGAATTGATAGCATGTCTCGAAAGAAGATAATCAGCAGTATTATCCAGTGGAAAGAAAATGATTCGACAATCATTATTAGTGATCACTATGTGACTGAGATTGCTAGTTTACTAGATGAAATTGTAATCATCAAAGATCAAACAATTTATGAAACTGACACAGTTGAAAATATTCAAGAAAAGTATCATTTAGGCGTTGAAGAATATTATGAAAAAGTTTATGAGGGAGGAATTACACGATGAGTGGTCTTAAAGGAATAAGTAAGAATTTAATATGGGAAAAATGTAAATTGGCAAATTGGATCTTAGTCATCGACCTCCTTGTCATGGTTGTGATGGCTATTATCAATTTATTTATGAATGGATTTTCTAGCCTTAGAGAAATTCCTGCAATGTTTTTTACTAGTGTAGTGATTGTTAATTTTATAAGTCTTATTTTATTAGCTAGAGTAAATGAACGAGTGTGGGTCAGCAATAATTACCGTCTCATTCCTATTTCTGAGACAAAATTATATTTAGGAAACTTATTAACGACTATTGGAGCAATGATTTATTTACAAATTATTGAGGCTATTTTTGCGTTGATTTGTAGTATTCCTAGTTTCATAAATGGCAGTTTCAGTGAATCCTTAGGCTTTTTTCCGTCCGAGACAAATGTTGTTGAATTAGCAATCCAATTCATTTTAGTATCGCTTTTGGGAACAATTCTATTGTGGTGTGGAATTACTCTAATTCATTTTGTTATTAATTGGATCAGTGGATTCTTACCATTTGGGAAGCAGAAATTTGTTCTATTTTTAGTCTATTTAGTTGTAATCCTCTTAGTGCTTTGGGCATTCAATTATATAACGGGTAATATTTTAATGATTATTTATAAAAATGGTCTTATTAATTCAATGGGAGAGATATCTTCTGCCATCTGGTTAACAATTGGTATTGAAGCCGTATGGATCGTTTGTTTAAGTGCTATAAATATTTATTTACTCAAACGTTGGATCGAACCGATCCATTAAATTTAAAAAAAGCTCAGTGGTGATAACCTTGATGGTCGTCACACTGAGCTTTTTTAGTGTGTAATGTTAATTAAGAATTTATATCTCGTTTTTACTAATCATTTTGTGTGGCATAAGTAGTTGAGTCTTTTAGAAATTTTTCATCGTCAGGATCAGCACCAACACGTTTATTACTATCAAGTTGAGCAATTTGATTCATTTCTTCAGAAGATAGATGAAAATGATAATTAAAGAGTTGTATGTTTTCTTGAATACGTTTTTCATGAGTTGATTTAGGAATAATGACTTCACCACGTTGAATGTGCCAACGCAAAATAATTTGTGCAGGAGATTTCTGGTGATTTTGAGCAATTTCTTTAATTACGGGATCATCAATAACCTTATTGACCCCGCCACCAAGGGGACTCCATGACTCGTGAACAATATGATGTTCTTTCAAATATTTATGCAAATCGTTTTCTTGTAAGTAAGGATGAGTTTCGATTTGATCAACCATGGGAGCAATTGTAGCTGACTTCATCAATTGTTCAATATGATGAGCCTTGAAATTTGAAACCCCAATAGCTTTGATTTTTCCTTGTTTATAAAGATCTTCCATAGCACGCCAATTTTCTTCGAAGCCGGCAGCTGGCCAATGGATTAAATAAAGATCCAAATAATCTGTGTTTAACTTTTGTAAAGATCTGTTGAACTGTTCGATTGTTTCGTCATACCTACGGATATTGTTCCAAATCTTAGTAGTAATGAACAAATATTTACGGTCAATTCCAAAGTCTTTGATAGCTTTGCCGACAGCTTCTTCATTATCGTAAAAACTAGCCGTATCAATGTGTCTATAACCACTTTCTAGTGCCCATTTGACACTGTTAGCAACCTCTTTATCATCCATTCTAAAAACACCTAATCCCACTTGGGGAATTGTTACACCATTTGCTAATTCAATGTAAGGAATATTTGTAGCCATAAATTTACCTCCTATATTAATTTCATTATAGCGCTAGAGGAGTTTGATCGTGTAATTGGAAATAGAATTCATTTGTATATAAATTGTATAAAACATGTAAACATTATATTTTTTTATTTTACAGAAAATTAATCGTTACTTTACATAGCTTTGTTAATCTATGGTTGTTCGAAAAAATGACAGAGAAAGTTGGAAGTTAGTTATGAAAAAAGGGCGATTATTAACCGCTTTTAAAGTGCTTCATAATTGTTAGACAAGAAATCTAACAGTTATGGAGCGCTTTTTATATGGTTAAATACAGTTCAAAATTAAAGGCAGAAGTTGTTGGTGAATACCTCCAAGGTGGAACCAGCATGCAAAGTCTCTCAGAGAAACATAATTTACCTAAACGGCAAGTCAGTTTCTGGATTCAAAAATATCGCTTAAGCGGCGTAGACTCGCTTAAGCGAAAAAAAACTAAACGAAGCTTTTCAGCTGAATTTAAAATTGATGTGATAAACTACTATCAAACTCATGATGAAACTTTAGCTGAAGTATCCGCCAGATTTGATGTTAACAAGTGTCAGATTAGTTCCTGGAGAACGGCATTCAATAAACATGGCATAGAAGCCTTGAAGTCTCATCCGAAAGGCAGAAAATCCAAAGTGAAAAATGATAAAAAGAAATTACGTCATTTAATAAACAAGAATGAATTAGATCAACTTCGCGAGGAACTCGCAAAGAAGAATCAAGAATTATATGACACAAAGTTGGAGAATGATATTTTAAAAAAATCAATGACCCTGTTCGGAACTTCAAAGGACGCAAAAAAACACAAATAGTTGATCAGATCAGGGTAGAACAAGAGTCTCTTCCAAAAGCAGAACGGTATAAGATAGGCGATATTCTTAAGGCCATTGGACTTAAAAAGGCCACTTACCATGATGAGCGTAAACGTATCAAAAATCATGTAGATAAGTACAAAGATATAAAAACTGAAATATTAAAAATTACTGAAAGTGGAAAATGTCGTGGACGCCTAACCTACGGTTATCGTCGCGTACAAGAAGGATTAATTAAACTAGATATTCACATAGCAGATGCCGTAGCTCGTCGCTTGATGAATGAGTTAAATGTTCAAGTAAATCTTTATAATCGTCATAAAAATGGAAAGTATTCCTCATATAAAGGAACTGTTGGAAAGGTCGCACACAACATTTTACATCAACAGTTTAATGAAACTGAGCCCTTTAAAGTCCTGCATACAGATGTCACACAAGTTCGTTTAAGGGATAACGAATGGGCTTATGTTTCCGCAATTACCGACGAGGCAAGCAAAGAAGTTCTAGCGTTCCAAGTAAGTAATAGTCCCAATAGTAAATTAATTATGGATACATTAAATGAATTAACGACAGTTATACCTAAAGGAAGCAACCCAGTGATACATTCAGATCAAGGCTGGCATTATCAACTAAATTATTATACTGATAGGCTTTCTGAAGATGGATTTATACAGAGCATGTCTCGCAAAGGAAATTGTCTCGACAATGCGCCAATCGAAAGTTTCTTTCATCTATTCAAAACAGAATGTCTCAATGGATTTCCACCTTGTAAAGATATGAAAGAATTTAGGAAACTTTCTAAGGAGTACGTCGATTGGTTTAACAATCGACGCATCTCAAGAAAAACAAAAGGCATGACTCCCCGCGAATACAGGGAACATGCCTTATCAGCTTAACAATATTCAATTTTGTCTAACTTTTGTGTTGCACTTTATTTTCTAGGGGTATTTCTATTATTAACCGGTGTATTAGCTGGTTGTTCTTCAAAGAGTTCAGCATCACCAAAAGCTGGAAGTAATAGCAACAAAGAGATTACTATGGTTTTCTATCCAAATGAATCAGCCAAGAATTTCAGCGCTTCACGTAAGGCGCTAAAAGAAGAATTACATAAGGCAACTGGTAAGAAAATCAATATTCAAACTACTACAGATTACAACATCGCAATTGAAGCAATTGCTTCTGGTAAGGCTCAATTGGCATTTATGGGTGCTGATGGTTATATTCAGGCACATGCTAAAAATAAAAAAATCGAGCCATTACTTCTTCAATCAGGACCAGATGGTACTAAAAAAGGCGCAAGCTACCGTTCATATTTAATGGTTCAAAAGGATAATGCCGACAAGTATAAAAAAGATGGCAAGTACAATATTGATAATATCAAGGGTAGGAAAATCTCATTTGTTTCAGCTAGTTCTACTTCAGGATTTGCCGTACCAACTGATGAAATTCAAAAACATTTTAAATTAGAAAATAAAGATCAATTATCAGAAGGTGGAAAATTTTTTGATAAAGTTCTTTACGGTAGTACTCATCCAGGCTCAGCTATCAATTTACTAAAGGGTGATGCTGATGTTGCTGCATTTGACGACGGAGATTTAACACCATTCTTGAAAGTAACTTCAGGTAGCTACGACAAGGTAGGCTCAACTTTCACTGTTAGAAATGACGCCGATGCACCATTTGCAGAATTCAAGGGAAAAGAATTAGTTAACTTGTCAGTTCTTCCAGTTCAAAATGGACCATTTGTTGTTAACTCAAAGGCATTAAGTAAAGATGATATTGATGCAATTGCAAAGCATTTCACATCAAAAGAAATTACTAATAATAAAGATCTATTCTCAGATGGAAAAGGTAAAACACCAACTTTATGGCAAAAGAAGACCGATAAGACAACACTTCTAAGGGTTGATGATGATTGGTACAAACCTACTCATGAGTTAGTTGGTAAATAAGAGGCTGCCTATGTTAGAAGTTAAGAATTTAGATAAGAGTTATCAAAAAGATCTTCCTGCTTTAAGTGATATATCTTTTAGCGTCAAGCCAGGGACATTTGTTGCAATTATTGGTCCTTCTGGAGCGGGAAAAACGACCATTCTAAGAAGCCTAAATCAGCTGATCAAAGATGACAGTGGTGAGATTTTGATTGATGGCGATGATATTCGTTCAGCCAATAAGGCACAGCTAAGAAAACATCGTCGTCAAATTGGAATGGTTTTCCAGAATTATAACTTAGTAGAACGCTTAACAGTTATTGAAAATGTTTTACATGGTCGTCTAGGATACAAATCTACTTTAGCAGGTGTTCTTGGTCGTTATACCAAAGAAGAAAAAGAAGAAGCTATGTCTTTACTGGAAAAAGTTGGTCTAGAAGATTTTGCTTTGCAACGATGTTCAGAATTAAGTGGTGGACAGAAACAACGTGTGGGAATCGCACGTTCACTCATCCAACATCCTAAAGTGATTTTATGTGATGAGCCGATTGCCTCCCTCGATCCTGCTTCAGCTCAAACAGTTATGCAGTTACTTAAAGACCTGACTGATGAGTACAATTTAATTTGTGTGGCTAATTTACATCAAATTAATATGGCAAAAAAATATGCTGATCAAATTATCGGTATTCGTAAGGGTCATTTGGTCTTTGATGAAGCTGCCGATTTACTATCAGAGGATATTTTGAGGACACTTTATGATCAGAAAATTACAAAGGAGTTTGAATAATGCAATCTTCTGCAAAATTTTTACAACGCAAAGGTTGGCGTCAGACCGTAATAATAGGGATTATTGGCGGTATTTATTTATTAGGTAGCTGGCTTTTAAACTTTGATAGTTTAAGTGGGTTGATTGCAATTCCAAAAGCCTTTAATTGGTTAGGAGTAAACTTTCAGCCGACATCTGAGTCGATTAGTTATCTACCAAAAATCTGGCAAAAGTTATTTCAAACGGTTTTATTGGCTATTTCATCGACAGTCGTTGCTGCCATTATTTCCATCTTTATTGCTTTAGTCGGTTCTAAGGTTACGGGAATAAATGGTTCCGTTCAATTAGTTGTACGTGGGGTGGCATCGTTTTTTAGAAATATTCCATTAGTAGCTTGGTCAATGATTCTATTATTTTCATTTAAACAAAGTGACTTCACTGGCTTTTTAGCTCTTTTGTTAATGTCGATTGGTTTTCTGATCCGTGCTTTTATGGAGATTATTGAAGATGAAGCCAGTGAGACAATGTTGGCTTTAAAAGCAACTGGGGCTGGGTACTTTCCGGTAATTTTTCAAGCCGTATTACCTCAGATTTTACCAAGTGTTCTAAGTTGGATTCTTTACATGATTGAAAATAATGTTCGAGATGCGACTTTGGTAGGTATTTTGACCGGTACGGGAATTGGTTTCTTATTTGATCTATATTTCAAGAGTTTTAGGTTTGATGCCGCTGGGATGACCATTTTAGCAATTATAGTTGTAGTGATTATCTTAGAGTTGATTTCAAATCAAATCAGAAAGGTGATTTTATGATAGAGAGTGAAGAGAGAATCGTAAAAAAGCCACAGATACCAAATTCGCCAAATATTAAGTTACACACTAATAATTTGTCTAGAACGATGATTATTTTAGTTTTTACATCGCTATTACTGATTACTGGATATACATTGACTCATTTGGATACAGCCAATGTTCAAATAGGTTCAGCATTTAAAGAATTGTCAACTACCTTGCATCAAATGTTTTTGCAGCCCAATACTGGAACTGATGGCTTTATAGAATTGTTGCAAGGATTGGGAATGAGTTTACTTATCTCAGTAATGACAACTATTATTGGCGCCATATTCGGATTCTTTTTTGCAGTTTTAGCTTCAAAGAATTTGACCAATATTTATCTTGGAACTGGAATAAGAGTTTTCATGGCGATTGTTAGGGCGATACCAACGATTATCTGGGCACTGATTTTTTCAATTGTTTGTGGATTAGGTTCGACCGCAGCTATTTTAGGTTTGAGTTTTCATAGTGTGGCTTACTTAACTAAGGCATATTCTGAAAGTATAGAAGGAATTGATGATTCCACAATTGAATCTTTAAAAGTTACTGGTGCTAGATTCTGGGTTATCGTTTTTCAAGCAATTTGGCCAACGATTATGGCTTCGTTTGTATCATGGACATTTATTCGTTTAGAAATAAATTTTGCTAATGCTATTGCTGTTGGAGCAGCAGCCGGGGCAGGTGGAATTGGTTATCAATTGTTTGTTGCGAGTGGAATGAGTTTTGATTTCCATGAGGTTGGTTTTATTGTTTATCTGATTATTGCGGTTACATTTTTACTTGAGTTTATTGCGGTTAAAATTAGACATTTGTATCTAAGCCGTTAAGTTATGGAGGGTTTTATGATTGAAGCAGTTATTTTTGATTGGGCTGGTACAACTGTTGATTACGGAAGTTTGGCACCAGTGATTGCCTTTAAGAAAGCTTTTAAAGATGTAGGAATTGAGTTAACTGATTCTGAGATTCGTCAGGATATGGGGATGGCGAAGTGGGATCATATTGGTAAGATTCTTAATATGAATGATGTTAAAGATCAATGGAAACATGAGTACGGTTCACTACCCACAAATGATGATCGTAAGAGAATCTACTTAGGATTCCAAAAGTCACTGATTAAATACTTGAGAGATTATACAGAATTGAAATCAGGTGTTTTAAAAACTTTCAATTATTTAAAAGAATATGGAATAAAAGTAGCAACGACCACTGGTTATACTAATGAAATGATGAGAATAGTTGAGAAAAAAGCTTCAGAAAACGGCTATGCACCAGAACTTGTTGTTACATCAGAAGATGTTCATGATCAAGGTCGTCCATCGCCAGCAATGATTCAATACATCATGGAGAAGTTTAATATTGATGATCCTCAAAAGGTTATCAAAGTAGGCGATACTTTAGTTGATATCGAAGAAGGACATAATGCTGGTGTTAAGACAGTTGGGATAGTTGAAGGTAGTAGCTTAATGGGCTTATCGCAAGTAGAATTCGACGAGCTGGATGATGAGCAGCAACTTGTTAAACGTAATGAAGTTA
This sequence is a window from Companilactobacillus alimentarius DSM 20249. Protein-coding genes within it:
- a CDS encoding GntR family transcriptional regulator, whose protein sequence is MEYIDNIPIYLQIKEILYHKIITHEYELGSQLPSVRQLAVLFSANSNTVQKSLKEMTEEKIIITQRGKGNFVTTDGDVIDRLRSQIVKNTLDETYDKLHALKMNDNEIIASFINYVKERTNYHE
- a CDS encoding aldo/keto reductase produces the protein MATNIPYIELANGVTIPQVGLGVFRMDDKEVANSVKWALESGYRHIDTASFYDNEEAVGKAIKDFGIDRKYLFITTKIWNNIRRYDETIEQFNRSLQKLNTDYLDLYLIHWPAAGFEENWRAMEDLYKQGKIKAIGVSNFKAHHIEQLMKSATIAPMVDQIETHPYLQENDLHKYLKEHHIVHESWSPLGGGVNKVIDDPVIKEIAQNHQKSPAQIILRWHIQRGEVIIPKSTHEKRIQENIQLFNYHFHLSSEEMNQIAQLDSNKRVGADPDDEKFLKDSTTYATQND
- a CDS encoding IS3 family transposase; amino-acid sequence: MRVEQESLPKAERYKIGDILKAIGLKKATYHDERKRIKNHVDKYKDIKTEILKITESGKCRGRLTYGYRRVQEGLIKLDIHIADAVARRLMNELNVQVNLYNRHKNGKYSSYKGTVGKVAHNILHQQFNETEPFKVLHTDVTQVRLRDNEWAYVSAITDEASKEVLAFQVSNSPNSKLIMDTLNELTTVIPKGSNPVIHSDQGWHYQLNYYTDRLSEDGFIQSMSRKGNCLDNAPIESFFHLFKTECLNGFPPCKDMKEFRKLSKEYVDWFNNRRISRKTKGMTPREYREHALSA
- a CDS encoding cation:proton antiporter is translated as MNFIGPLCLILITTTIAGHFANRIGIPAVIGELLVGIVLGPAMLDWIKLDNLVTAFSDIGVVILMFLGGLESDLKLLRKYLKPAIIVAVSGVILPVVVMGGVTYLFGFSFLEALFIGVVFSATSVSISVAVLKQYQALSTREGATILGAAVADDIIGVLLLSLMISLLASQGIHAGSSQPGILFILLEQLAFFCGTFLLVKWIAPYLMRLGERLIVPSSVTIMSMIICLSMAWLANLVGLSGAIGAFFAGIAVANTPYKHILADHVEPLGNSIFIPVFFVSVGLNMTLDHFLRNLVLVVVLVVLAALTKWIGCGLGAKLSGFDSLSSSVIGTGMIARGEMGLITAQIGHQAGLLNNTDYSAMILVIILVTLISPLLLKQTLKKSLAINK
- a CDS encoding helix-turn-helix domain-containing protein, whose translation is MVKYSSKLKAEVVGEYLQGGTSMQSLSEKHNLPKRQVSFWIQKYRLSGVDSLKRKKTKRSFSAEFKIDVINYYQTHDETLAEVSARFDVNKCQISSWRTAFNKHGIEALKSHPKGRKSKVKNDKKKLRHLINKNELDQLREELAKKNQELYDTKLENDILKKSMTLFGTSKDAKKHK
- a CDS encoding flavocytochrome c; protein product: MAEKFVFKPTKIEQLQDNYDVIIIGSGGAGLTSAIQAYELGLSPVILEKMDKIGGNTTRASSGMNAAETFVQLNHKIVDSFQAFYDETFVGGGKKNNPELLKFFTEHGALAIDWLEKHGIELDDLTITGGMKTMRTHRPSSMAPIGGYLVTELLKLVKKDQIPLFDKIKVDKLLMTDGKISGVITDKEKEIHAGAVILATGGFGAGKDLLEKYRNDLLKLKTTNQPGATGDGIKLAKAIGAKLVDMDQVQVHPTVQQDTSHAFLIGEAVRGEGAILVNKQGVRFVNELDTRKNVTKAIDDLGGTGAYLIFDTGIRKRVKAIEFYDHVGLVESGQNLLELADKVGFDPQTLQMTVDKWNFAVAKKDDLEFHRTTGMDRKIIQGPFFAIHIAPAVHYTMGGVAINPQTQVLNENNQVIKGLFAAGEVVGGLHGNNRIGGNSIAETVVFGRQAGQQVFKYLQ
- a CDS encoding phosphate/phosphite/phosphonate ABC transporter substrate-binding protein is translated as MSNFCVALYFLGVFLLLTGVLAGCSSKSSASPKAGSNSNKEITMVFYPNESAKNFSASRKALKEELHKATGKKINIQTTTDYNIAIEAIASGKAQLAFMGADGYIQAHAKNKKIEPLLLQSGPDGTKKGASYRSYLMVQKDNADKYKKDGKYNIDNIKGRKISFVSASSTSGFAVPTDEIQKHFKLENKDQLSEGGKFFDKVLYGSTHPGSAINLLKGDADVAAFDDGDLTPFLKVTSGSYDKVGSTFTVRNDADAPFAEFKGKELVNLSVLPVQNGPFVVNSKALSKDDIDAIAKHFTSKEITNNKDLFSDGKGKTPTLWQKKTDKTTLLRVDDDWYKPTHELVGK
- a CDS encoding ABC transporter ATP-binding protein — its product is MSKILKINNLIYRKNGKTILNHINLNLDNGKIVGLLGENGSGKTTLMRLIAGLNASNGKMIAVNGATAQTEIKRQVSFSDGLLGFNRSERIKDVVNFYINAYLDFDFVKYSKISKYLGLDESKRLSSLSTGTKGKLVIALALSRKTKLYLLDEPLSGIDSMSRKKIISSIIQWKENDSTIIISDHYVTEIASLLDEIVIIKDQTIYETDTVENIQEKYHLGVEEYYEKVYEGGITR